In Halosegnis marinus, one genomic interval encodes:
- a CDS encoding PrkA family serine protein kinase: MTRGSDYLAAADDALRETYEPPMGLAEYLDYVVEHPTTAAHASKYLLDAIEAPGTRTVVEEGEERERYRFFDDPYNDGEHAVLGNTATLNDFVADLRAIAAGRGKEEKIVWLDGPTATGKSELKRCLVNGLRAYSKTEAGRRYTLTWNVRGEASSPGMTYGDAAEPAEDDWYRSPVQAHPLAVLPDAVRDEVLADVNAELDDHIPVRVPARLDPFSREAYDHLAEQYRRQGREDLFSAVADPQHLRVENYVADLGQGIGVLHAEDDGTPKERLVGSWMPGMVQALDSRGRKNPQAFSYDGVLSQGNGLLTVVEDAAQHADLLSKLLNVPDEGSVKLDKGIGMEVDTQMLVISNPDLGARLNEHAAAGESDPLKALKRRLERHEFGYLTNRSLEAELVRRELTDETAVWTAEEGLDPDDRAREPLRVRVRVGTGTEVRDREFAPHAIEAAALYAVVTRLDADDLPGDLDLVEKALLFDRGYLQDGDERLTTDDFAFADDATDGERGIPVTFTRDVLAELLAEPSDRSHATLPVEDVITPGDAVSAMADRLADAPVFSTGERRDYGERATLVHRYVREREEADVLDALLRDDRPDPGTVAEYVEGVHAWAEGEQVVNARGERVDPDPLALKVFETESLGRFGEEDYAGTAPSTAVERFRREQVVTAMNRHAWRNRDERYRAAELAFEEIPALRAVLERNDWDDVARLYDEFEPAQWPDPPEGTVTARLKRETIANMVELFDYSEASAELASRRVLAEVRDRWD; encoded by the coding sequence ATGACGCGCGGGAGCGACTACCTCGCGGCCGCGGACGACGCGCTCCGCGAGACGTACGAGCCGCCGATGGGCCTCGCGGAGTACCTCGACTACGTCGTCGAGCACCCGACGACCGCGGCCCACGCCTCGAAGTACCTGCTCGACGCCATCGAGGCGCCCGGGACCCGGACCGTGGTCGAGGAGGGCGAGGAGCGCGAGCGCTACCGCTTCTTCGACGACCCGTACAACGACGGGGAACACGCCGTCCTCGGCAACACGGCGACGCTCAACGACTTCGTGGCCGACCTCCGGGCCATCGCCGCCGGCCGCGGCAAGGAGGAGAAGATCGTCTGGCTCGACGGGCCGACGGCGACGGGGAAGTCGGAGCTGAAACGGTGTCTCGTCAACGGCCTGCGCGCCTACTCCAAGACCGAGGCGGGCCGCCGCTACACCCTCACCTGGAACGTCCGGGGCGAGGCGTCCTCGCCGGGGATGACCTACGGCGACGCCGCCGAACCCGCGGAGGACGACTGGTACCGCTCGCCGGTGCAGGCCCACCCGCTCGCCGTCCTCCCCGACGCCGTCCGCGACGAGGTGCTCGCGGACGTGAACGCGGAACTTGACGACCACATCCCGGTGCGGGTGCCCGCGCGGCTGGACCCCTTCTCCCGGGAGGCGTACGACCACCTCGCGGAGCAGTACCGCCGGCAGGGCCGCGAGGACCTGTTCTCGGCGGTCGCCGACCCCCAGCACCTCCGCGTCGAGAACTACGTCGCGGACCTCGGGCAGGGTATCGGCGTGCTCCACGCCGAGGACGACGGCACGCCGAAGGAACGGCTGGTCGGCTCGTGGATGCCCGGGATGGTGCAGGCGCTCGACTCCCGGGGCCGGAAGAACCCGCAGGCGTTCAGCTACGACGGCGTCCTCTCGCAGGGGAACGGTCTGCTGACGGTCGTGGAGGACGCGGCCCAGCACGCCGACCTGCTCTCGAAGCTCCTGAACGTCCCCGACGAGGGGAGCGTGAAACTGGACAAGGGCATCGGGATGGAGGTGGACACGCAGATGCTCGTCATCTCGAACCCGGACCTCGGCGCGCGGCTGAACGAACACGCCGCCGCCGGCGAGTCCGACCCGCTGAAGGCGCTCAAGCGCCGGCTGGAGCGCCACGAGTTCGGCTACCTCACGAACCGCTCGCTGGAAGCCGAACTCGTCCGCCGGGAGCTCACCGACGAGACGGCGGTGTGGACCGCGGAGGAGGGCCTCGACCCGGACGACCGGGCGCGCGAACCGCTCCGCGTCCGGGTGCGCGTCGGCACCGGGACCGAGGTGCGCGACCGGGAGTTCGCCCCCCACGCCATCGAGGCCGCGGCGCTGTACGCCGTCGTGACCCGGCTTGACGCCGACGACCTGCCGGGCGACCTCGACCTCGTGGAGAAGGCGCTGCTGTTCGACCGCGGCTACCTCCAGGACGGCGACGAGCGGCTGACGACCGACGACTTCGCGTTCGCCGACGACGCGACCGACGGCGAGCGCGGCATCCCCGTCACGTTCACCCGGGACGTGCTCGCCGAACTGCTCGCGGAGCCGTCCGACAGGAGCCACGCGACGCTCCCGGTCGAGGACGTGATAACGCCCGGCGACGCCGTCTCGGCGATGGCCGACCGGCTGGCCGACGCGCCCGTGTTCTCGACGGGCGAGCGGCGCGACTACGGCGAGCGCGCGACGCTCGTCCACCGCTACGTCCGCGAGCGCGAGGAGGCCGACGTGCTCGACGCCCTGTTGCGCGACGACCGCCCCGACCCCGGGACGGTCGCGGAGTACGTCGAGGGCGTCCACGCGTGGGCCGAGGGCGAGCAGGTCGTCAACGCCCGCGGCGAGCGCGTCGACCCCGACCCGCTCGCGCTGAAGGTGTTCGAGACGGAGTCGCTCGGCCGGTTCGGCGAGGAGGACTACGCCGGCACCGCCCCCTCGACGGCCGTCGAGCGCTTCCGCCGCGAGCAGGTCGTCACGGCGATGAACCGCCACGCGTGGCGCAACCGCGACGAGCGGTACCGCGCCGCGGAACTCGCCTTCGAGGAGATACCCGCGCTCCGGGCCGTCCTCGAACGGAACGACTGGGACGACGTGGCGCGGCTGTACGACGAGTTCGAGCCCGCACAGTGGCCCGACCCGCCGGAGGGAACCGTCACCGCGCGGCTGAAGCGCGAGACGATAGCGAACATGGTGGAGCTGTTCGACTACAGCGAGGCGTCGGCCGAACTGGCGAGCCGGCGCGTCCTCGCGGAGGTGCGCGACCGATGGGACTGA
- a CDS encoding YeaH/YhbH family protein codes for MGLREDLERFREVGEARRQDLADFIQHGDLGASRPDRVRVPIKIIDLPEFAYDERDAGGVGQADGDVEPGDKVGDPEPGDGEDGDPGEEGADHDYYEMDPEEFARELDEALGLDLDPKGKEVVTEKEGEYTDVRRSGPASTLDFDRLFKSGLKRKLATDFDEDYVREALRVRGWGPSRVFEWARESRIPVSRVWLADAYESIPDDERGRWESIEEMEANVEGEPTAVRLRREGVKDVPLRREDERYRHPETVEERETNVVVVNIRDVSGSMRETKRELVERTFTPLDWYLTGKYDRAEFVYIAHDAEAWEVEREEFFGIRSGGGTRISSAYDLAATVLEERYPWADWNRYVFAAGDSENSSNDTAGRVIPLMEEIDANRHAYVETQPSGTAINATHAEEVERHFAGDDGVAVAYVSDADDVVEAIRTVLTTEEDDD; via the coding sequence ATGGGACTGAGGGAGGACCTCGAACGGTTCCGCGAGGTGGGCGAGGCCCGCCGGCAGGACCTCGCCGACTTCATCCAGCACGGCGACCTCGGGGCGTCGCGCCCCGACCGCGTGCGCGTCCCCATCAAGATAATCGACCTCCCGGAGTTCGCCTACGACGAGCGCGACGCGGGCGGCGTCGGGCAGGCGGACGGCGACGTGGAGCCGGGCGACAAGGTCGGCGACCCCGAACCCGGCGACGGCGAGGACGGCGACCCCGGCGAGGAGGGGGCCGACCACGACTACTACGAGATGGACCCCGAGGAGTTCGCCCGCGAACTCGACGAGGCGCTCGGCCTCGACCTCGACCCCAAGGGGAAGGAGGTCGTCACGGAGAAGGAGGGCGAGTACACCGACGTGCGCCGGTCGGGCCCGGCCAGCACGCTCGACTTCGACCGGCTGTTCAAGTCCGGGCTGAAGCGGAAGCTCGCCACCGACTTCGACGAGGACTACGTCCGCGAGGCGCTGCGGGTCCGCGGCTGGGGGCCGAGCCGCGTCTTCGAGTGGGCGCGCGAGTCCCGGATACCCGTCTCGCGGGTCTGGCTCGCGGACGCCTACGAGTCGATACCCGACGACGAGCGCGGCCGGTGGGAGAGCATCGAGGAGATGGAGGCGAACGTCGAGGGCGAGCCGACCGCCGTGCGGCTCCGGCGCGAGGGCGTGAAGGACGTCCCGCTCCGGCGCGAGGACGAGCGCTACCGCCACCCCGAGACGGTCGAGGAGCGGGAGACGAACGTCGTCGTCGTGAACATCCGCGACGTGTCCGGGTCGATGCGCGAGACGAAGCGCGAACTGGTCGAGCGCACCTTCACCCCGCTGGACTGGTATCTCACCGGGAAGTACGACCGCGCGGAGTTCGTCTACATCGCCCACGACGCGGAGGCGTGGGAGGTCGAGCGCGAGGAGTTCTTCGGCATCCGGTCGGGCGGGGGCACCCGCATCTCCTCGGCGTACGACCTCGCCGCGACGGTCCTCGAGGAGCGCTACCCGTGGGCCGACTGGAACCGCTACGTGTTCGCGGCCGGCGACTCGGAGAACTCCTCGAACGACACCGCGGGGCGCGTCATCCCGCTGATGGAGGAGATAGACGCGAACCGCCACGCGTACGTCGAGACGCAGCCGTCGGGGACGGCCATCAACGCCACCCACGCCGAGGAGGTGGAGCGCCACTTCGCCGGCGACGACGGCGTCGCGGTGGCGTACGTCTCGGACGCCGACGACGTGGTCGAGGCCATCAGAACCGTGCTGACGACGGAGGAGGACGATGACTGA